The window TGTGAGCCGCTTTGGCCTAAAGCTAATTGCACTGATGGAGAAGAAAGGAAAGCAAGGCACTTAAGCAAAGTATTTGAAGATCCCACCCCGCCCCGTTCCCAGCTACCCCTGCCCTGCCCAGGGGATGAAATGATGGAGACGGCCGATCATACAAGCGAAAAAGCGGGAGCCTACTAACTTCGTAAGGAGGAAAAGAAACTTCGCtactaaagcagcagcagcagcaatgcaTCCAGCATTTCCTGGAACCTAAAGGCCTCTCCATTAAAAATTCAGGTAATTAATCAGGTAATGAAGCCACTTAAAATGCGGTGCAATTTTTTTAAAGGCCGAAGGCACATATTAAGTAGCCAGACCCTTGAAAAACACACTTACAGACCCGCAAAAGAAACACTTGCAGAAATTGAAAAGTAGGAACCAACAGTGCTAACATGGTGGTTACGAGGACACtggtattcctagcacaccaacaAAGATCAAACGATATAGGTTTGACGCTTTGATGTCTCGTGAATACGGATTATCCTTTCAATGAAAGGTGACGTTTTCATCGATAGCGTGACACTCGTGGTGGCTTCGTCAATCTTCAAGCTCTGCAAATTAGACCCGGTCTTCAATAGGCTTGTGTGAGTGTGCATCTACGATGTAATCGGTGTTGCTAAAAAAAGATTGAAAATTACATCCAAAGCCTTGAGGGGGGatgtcaaagtcttcttcctcctatatCTACAGGCGCGTCCCGTGAGCAAAGTGTTACCGCAACTCACTCTCCATGGTAGTGGAGGAAACTTGGTTAAACCCAGTAGCATGTAGAAGCACCATCCGAAAAGTCATCCATGTAGACCTGAAGTCATCGGAAATGTGCAGGTCGAGGAAACATCACCTTTAAAGGGCTATATCTATAGTAGTAGGCCCACTTCACCAAGCtctaccattgttcagcccaatcatAGTAAAAATCTAAGTTTGACCGGGAAAGAAGTGTTGATCACGTCTCTATGTCATGTTTTAAGCTTCCTAGAGGTTTGTTTGAACACCTTAATATGATGACCAGAAAATTTGGGTGGAGGAGCAAGCAAGGACAACGTAAACCTAGTTGGGATTCCTGCGAAGCAATGACTCAACCTATGGctattgttggggggggggggtcggctTCAAGGACTTCGACCTTTTTAACATGCCCTTGCAAACCATGAAAGCACGATGCGTCCTGCACTCAAGGCCGGTCCGCTGGGTTATCGACGGGCTGAGGAAGAAAGTAAAATATTGGCCCCGATTATATAAACATGGAAATGATAATCAATATATATTACCAACAACCACTTAAAGTCGAGAGGCTCTAGCACTAGCGGAAGATTTGTCTCTCCAGAAGATGATCAATGCGTCATAATCTAACCAAATTGTTGAAAATATTTCTCAGTAGGAACATATTATTCAATCGTAAAGGTGATAATAGCTCGAAAGTCAGGGTTCATCGATTGCGCCTATAGTTTTGAAGGAGATTCTACCTTTGAAACTCACACCCTAGCTAAGTTTTCTCATCTTTGGATCAAGGACACCATGTTTGGCTAGGCCAAACTCATGATCACATGTGTATTCCCCTTATTATCTCTTATGATCAATAAAGTTTGGCAGACcattctaaaaaaaattaggaCCCCAATAAATTCCGAACGCTCGGATTTTAAGCATTTCATCCCGAAGAGTttttcatggcaactttagttgacaCGAGGTGGCAACTTTAGTTGTTAAGACATGGCAACGTTGTCCCAATTCGGTATTTTGCCAGAAAATTGACATGTTTGCCAACCTCGTGTGAACTGAAGTTGCGATGAAAAACGttctattgccatgcttaaaatccgaacgttcgggatttatcatttttaAAAAATTAATACCTTCAGCGGGACCTACTTGGTAAGGAGAAAAGGAAACTTCACTGGTATAAATAAATCCTAAACAGGAAAACTTCACTAGTAAAGCAGCAAACCAGTGCAGGGTGGCAACCTGACCCAGCGATCCGTGCACCCAGCGTTTGCCGGAATCAAAAAGGCCTCTCCGTCCATTGACAACGTTATATGAATGGATCAAGGTAATGAAGCCAGTCAAAAGAAGCTACTAGTACTAAATTAAAACGGGTGCGCGCTCACATGGTCTTTACTCTCACAAAGATACTAGAAGTACTATTACTGATGTACTGTACCACCATTTGTTGATATGGAGTAGAGCTGGCCTGTCGGTACGCAAAGTATCGTGCATGTGTGGAATATTTTCCTTTCCTTTACCTTGCGCGGCGGGCGTACCAACCTACCAGGAGCCGTATTATAATCCACCAAAACCTCCTAAACGCGGCGCGAAATCCCTAGTCCGATCAAAGTTCTTGTACATTAGCACCTGCACACTAAACTTTGGGCAGGAAAAAGAGGTTAGATCTACACATTTGTTTTTCATAGTGGGATGCCAAAGCGGAgcgccgaggaaaagaaaagagaagagaagaaaagcGGCGAGgaaaagaagcaaaagagaagccaACGCAAAGCAGATTCGGGCCGTCGGGGGCGCCACGTAGTAGTACGTATGGAGAGGAGATTACCAGACCGTCGGGAGCGCCCATGGTGGCGATCGCATATGCTAGTACATCTCCGAAGCCGCCCGCCCGAAAATGGCGGCGTCTTCTCTCTCCTCGGCTTCACACTCTCTCCCCTCCCGGTCTGTCTTTCTCTCACTCTAGAAAGCGGGCCCGAAGCTGCGCTCTGGCTCTGGCTTTGgcttttatcttcttcttcttgtgcGTGCGTGCTCTCCGCTCGCGCCGCCCGCCAAATGCCTCCCGCCATCGCGCTGCTGCTCGCGCAGCTGGTGCTGTGCGGGTGCCTCTCGCCGGCGGTgtctgccgccgccgtcgtccccaGGCGGGTGCTGCACCAGCCGCTGTTTCCCATTGAGTGGactccgcccccgtcgccgccgcctccgcccgcgccggactTCACCTCCGACCCCAGCCCTCCCGTGGCCACGCCCGACGCCCCTCCCGTGGCGACGCCCGATGCCCCTCCCGGCGACTTCTTCCCTCCCGCACCGCCGGTGTCCAGTGATGGTGGTGGCGGCGGTACGGCTTCGTCCCCCCCGAACACCGTCACCGCCGACGTCTCCACCCCGCCCTCTCCCACCGCTGCCGGCCACGGCCCCAAGAAGGCGACCATAGTGGCGGCcggggcggccgccgccgccggggtCGCGCTGCTCGGCTTCGCCTGCGCGTTCCTCATCAccggccgcgcccgccgccgctgcgACTCGCAGAAGCTGCTCGGCCCCGACGGCGGGCCGGCGCTCCGCCGCACGGCCCCCTCCGCCGCCGACTTCCTCTACGTCGGCACGGTGGAGCCCACCACGCCGGCGCACCAGCGCGGGCCCACCAGCGCCGATCTCGCCGGCTCCCCGTACCGCAAGCTGCGGAACGAGCGCGCGCGCCGCGCGGTGTGCCGCGACGAGGCCACCGACCACCCGAGCCCGGAGCTCCGGCCGCTCCCGCCGCTGCGGCGCGCCACCACCATGGGCTCCTCCGACGAGGACGCGTACTACACGCCGCGGCAGCGCTCGGGGGGCTCCGGCtcgggcgccggcggcggggccggCAGCGGCGTGTACGGCGAGACGTGGAGCGAGGCGAGCGCGTCCAGCCCGCCCACCACCACCACGGCTTCCCGCCGCAGCCTCCCCAGCATGACCAGCGACTTCTTTCCCccggtcgccgccatcgccgcgcTCCCGCCGCCCCCACGGTCCCGCCGCACGCGCACGCCCCCGCGCACGCGCTTCTCCACTGGCTCCACCCCCGACGTCAAGCAGGCAATCTCGCCATCCCCGCGGCCGGTGCAACCCTCCAACCCACCTCCAcgtccaccgccaccacctcctcctcctccaccaccaccgacAGCGCCGCCCAAGTCCAACGCAGCTCCAAGGccccctcctccaccaccaccgccaccgatgGCGTCAACTAACAGCCTCCCCCCAAAGACGGGGGAGCCGACATCCAGGCGCCGGTTGCTGAAGCCGCTGCCGCCGGAAGGGCCCCGCATTGCCATGCCGATGCCGatcacggcggcggcagcggcggagaaCAACGGGAGCACGTCGATGCGGGCGGAGGACGACGCGGCCGGCGGCCTGCCGAAGCTGAAGCCGCTGCACTGGGACAAGGTGCGGGCGACCTCCGACCGCGCCATGGTCTGGGACCAGCTCAAGTCAAGCTCATTCCAGTTGAGACCCTGCTCACACTCACAATAAAAGCTTGATCCGTTTATGCCGGTGGTCTCCGAACTGTGCGTGATGTCGAGGCGTCTCTTTCAGGTTGGACGAGGACATGATCGAGGCGCTCTTCATGAACAACTCCAtgcccgccgcgccgccgagggACACCGGGAGGAAGCCCGCCGCGCCGGCGTTCAGGCAGGAGGAGAGGGTGCTCGACCCCAAGAAAGCGCAGAACATCGCCATCTTGTTGCGCGCCTTGAATGTCACGCGTGAGGAGGTCTCGGACGCGCTCCTGGACGGTGAGTGTTCGTGCTGCAACCAGTGTGATAATTTTGAGCTCATTTTTCATCTGGTTAGCATTCGCAAAATTGAACCAGCTTTTTTCTGCTCTTCTTTAGCTAAGAAATACTCTATAAGACGTTTATTGACATTGTAATAGAGTCAAAAAAACAACTTATATTAAGTTACAGGGGGAGTATGATTCTATTTTGTTTGCAAACCTTAAATTGAGGAGTTATGTTTGATTGTGATTAGGTATCTAGCATAAGGACTAAGGATGCTTTGGTTGGTAGGATGCTCTTTTCATCTGATTTTGTGATTCACGTTTTGCTTTCAAATGAGGTTCAGATTTGCAGCTCAATAGTGACAGGTCTTAAGAATTAACAGAAATTCTGGTTCTTGATAATAAAACCTCAACAGAATATACAAGGACTTGAAATCAATAGGGGGAGAAAATGGCTGGACCAATCCTTTTCTAGTAGGAAGGCTGTGAACATCCGGCTAGCGTCCTCTCACTCCACTTCCAAAGTCCAACACCCAAAATTTGCTCTCTGAATCAAACGTTCACCCTGATTTATACACATAATCGTTTTCGTACTTTTCAGTGGAGTGTTGTGCTGTTCACATCATTTCTCTGTATAGCAGTGTCCACTAACTACACTATTTGGTCTCCACATTTGAACAGGCAATGCTGAATGTTTAGGCAGTGAGCTTTTGGAAACGTTAGTCAAGATGGCACCTACGAAAGAGGAGGAGGTCAAACTGCGGGATTACAGTGGCGACCTATCGAAGCTGGGAACCGCGGAACGCTTTCTCAAGACTGTGCTGGATATACCTTTCGCCTTCAAAAGAGTCGACGCTATGCTGTACCGAGCCAATTTCGAGACTGAGATAAATTACCTAAGGAAGTCTTTTGAAACGCTAGAGGTATGCTAGTTTTTGAATCCTACTATTGTCATTTTTAATAACGCACATCCTTTGACTTGAGTATCAAATATCAATATTCATATTCAGCTACTACACATGTGGTTAGCTCACATTTCTTCACTTGTTTTCAGGCAGCTTGTGAAGATCTTAGGGGTAGCAGGTTGTTCCTAAAACTCCTTGAAGCAGTGCTGAGGACCGGGAATCGGATGAATGTCGGCACGAACCGGGGCGAGGCTAAGGCCTTTAAGCTTGACACCCTCCTCAAGCTCGCAGACGTCAAGGGAGCTGATGGCAAAACCACGCTGCTGCACTTTGTTGTCCAAGAAATGATCCGATCGGAAGACGCGAAATCTGAAAAGGAAAACACCACGGCCACCAGCTCCAAAGATAAAGGCCTGAAGGTTGTGTGCGGGCTGAGCAGCGAGCTCGGAAACGTCAAGAAGGCGGCTTCCATGGACTTCGACGTTCTGCACGGCTACGTCAGCAAGCTCGAGACGGGCCTCGAGAAGATCAAGTCGGTGTTGCAGCTCGAGAGGCAGTGCACGCAGGGCCAGAGGTTCTTCATCGCAATGCAGGGCTTTCTGAAGGAGGCCGACAAGGAGATCGAGATAGTGAGAGGCGAGGAGAAGCGGGCTCTGGGGAGGGTGAAAGACATCACCGACTACTTCCACGGGGACGCCGCGAAGGAGGAGGCGCACCCTCTGAGGATATTCATGGTGGTGAGGGACTTCCTCTCGATGTTGGATCACGTCTGCAGGGAGGTTGGCCGGATGCAGCAGGACAGAACCGTCGTCGGGTCGGCGAGGTCGTTCCGTGTCTCGACGACAGCCCCATTGCCGGTCCTAAGCTTGTATGGCCAACGGCGGCAGAACAACTCCGACGACGATGATGATAGCATGTCGTCGTAGGAGAGGGGGTTGGGGGAGGAGGGGTGGTGAAGATGCAGAATGAATTTTGCAATGGACATAGCACATATGGACTGTGATAGCTTTAGCAGCCGCGGCAAATGTATGATAGTGATAAGTAAGCACATATTTAACCTCGGGACGACCAAGGTTAGGAGAGATCGGGGTGTATACGTTTGGAACATGTGGAATTTTTTGTACAAAAGAAGAATAATGACAAGAAGGTCTTCCTCTTTCCGTTGGGTAGTTTTCAATGTAGAAATAGGCTGCTTCACTAGTTATCTAGCAGCAGTTACACATGGCCGCACCATTtcttatgtataattatgttgattCATGTAGTGGGGGACTAGTGGTGTAACCTGGAAATAATTTTTCAGATGACTGCTAAATTTCTGTCTGCGCAAATAATCAGGAACAACCCAAAATTAACCTCTTTTTTATCAGAACAGCTGTAGGTTTCCTCTTTCAAATTTCTCATGCGCTTGGAAGAACAGCAAATCTATCAGCCATACCTTGGATGGATATGCTTTATATATCACTTGAAAAGCGCTAGTACTAGGCCATCCTTCCTTCCAGATATCTCTGCAAGTAACAGAAAGGCGAAAAGGGGAACCGTCACCATGTATACGATTTCACTGTAAAAAAGCATGGTCAAGGTAAAGGATGAGAGCATGGCATGCCAGCGACGCCACCGCCACCATCATCTCCTCCATTGCCGGCAGCAGGCTTTTTCATCTGTAGTCTGTACTGCACAGGTGAGGCGATCGATGGAGATCACTTGAGCATGCCCTCTTTGCGTAGAGATAAAGAAAGCACCGGGGGCATAACTAGGGCGAAAGTATGCCGCTAACCTTTTTCTCCCAGGCGAATGATGATTCCAAGCTTCACGAGCCTGCCTGTAGAGTAGAATGGAGACGTGATGGAAGTGAATGAGCGAAGCAAAGGGCGTGGCATCATCAAGGATGGATGGCTCCTTGGTGACGCCATGATTGTCGCCCTTGCCTTCATAATTCTCCTCTGGAGACGCCATGGCCTCGGCCACTGTCAAGCATGCTGCATTTTAGAAAGGAAGTGTACCCGTTTCTGTGCCGTAAAAACTAAGGGATGAGGTTCCCAACAACAACGATTTTCAGTCTACATTCAAAAGAAGAGAAAGCATTTCCAGTTTCTGTGACCCATTGCGGCCACACATTCACACACCATCCAATACAAAACATAACATGTTCCAAAGGCACACAGCACTAGGCCACATGGATTTGTTGGACCAACATAAACCTTTCAAGTACCAAAAATGCAGCACGGTTCCTTGCGCGACCAAGCTACTTCATGGTAATTCACCTTTAAGAATTCTCACATTTCATACAACGTCTTTctcaaagcaaaaaaaaaaaaagtatCTATGGGGGCTGCAGCTGCATGTTGTGTATCAATGTAATTGGAACAACCAAAATACATGCTTGGCTTCTGTGAACATCATCTGTCCCTCAAAACCACTTGGACGAATTTACACTTCCTGCTGAACTTCAGACGGTGGTGAGCTAAAGCCCTGTCATTCCTTGCATATGCTTCCTCAGCGCCTGATCCCTCCGGTTATGATTCCGGCCGCCTCTCCTTCCGCCGCCTCCACGGGGGCCTGGCCCTCCTCGAGCGAAACCTTGTGCTGCATTACCATCTTCATTGTCCTCCACTGGATCGTCATGGTTCCTGTCCCATCTTCTTGCACCACGACCAAAACCTTGCTGGCCATGGTTATTCACTTCTGGCCTATTGTCCTCGTCCCTGTCCCCTCTTCTTCCACCACGACCGAAACCTTGCTGGCCATGGTTATTCCCTTCTGGCCTGTTGTCCTCGTCCCTATCCCCCCTTCTTGCGCCACGACCAAAACCTTGCTGGGGATTAGGATGGTTGTTTACCTCTGGCCGGTTGTCCTCCTCCCTGGCCCCTCTTCTTGCGCCACGACCAAAACCTTGCTGGTTGTTCATTTCTGGCCGGTTGTCCTCATCCCTGGTCCCTCTTCTTGCACCACGGCCAAAACCTTGCTGACCATCGTTTACCTCTGGTAGGTTGCCATGGTTCCTGCCCCCTCTTCTTCCATCACGGccaaaactttgtgggccactagaATTCTCATTCTCCTCCGCTGGGTTACCCTGATCCCAGCCACCTCTTCTGCCCCTGCCCCGACCACGGGGATTCGAGCCTCCTCTGCTGAAGCTGTTTGCATGACcaccctcctcttcctccacaACTCTATGTTGCCTGTTGGGAACTCCCATAGGTAAATTTCCACCAATAGGTAAATTTCCACCACGACCAAGACCATGAATTGTATCTTTCTGAGTATTGTTTAAGACTGCCGCCTCTCGAGCATTTGATACAGCAACTGAACCAGCAACCTTGTAGCTGTAGTTCTTCCCGTCCTTGACATAAAACTGTGGCTTCTTCTGTGAAGCCCAACGTGGGCCACTGGAGGAACCCTCAGCATCATTGGCGCCCTCTGCTTCCTCGTAACTTGACTCCGCCACGCTGAAGCCAAGATCATCAAACGAGTCATCATACTCATCCTCGTACTCATACTGGGAATCAAGGACAGCCGACTTAACAGCATCTTTGGCTTTTTGCGAGTCTAGAACTGCGTAGTTGGGCAGATCATCATTGGTCTTCCTTGTAAATCTACCTTGTGGAACTGATGATACAGATGAGGCAGGAGCCTTGGATGCTGATGAAACTGAAGATAAATATGAGATAGGAGCCTTGGATGCTGATGAGACTGAAGAAGATTGGGCTTCAACTTTATGGGGTTTATTTGCAATATTAGGAATAGTTTCCACTAGTACGCCTTTGCCTTTATCTTTCGCAACACTAGGTGCAGATTGTTGTTGTGGCATCTCTTGTAACGAGGTATCTAAAGCTAGAAGATCCTGATGAAGTGTTCCATCTAGTATCCTTTGGATAACTTCCTCAGGGTTCTGGTTGTAGGCTTCCAAGCAAGCGGCAAGGAAACCTTTCCCATAATGAGGAAGAAGGTCCCTTATCTGACTAATCTTGGACTCAATGACAGCAGCTTCCTCATTCTTCTGTTGAAGTTCACCACCATGGGAAGATATTGGCAAATCAGGGACACTATTCCAAGAAGTGACAGTGGATCCGCACAGACGTGATATGAACTGGAACTGCTCATCCTCCATGTATATCCATCCTGTTAAGGATTAGCAGGAACACATGGAATGCATCAATAGAGAGTGTTTGGCATCAAAAGGAATATGATAAATAAAACTTTGAATCATACGAATGTGGCATGTACATCAACCGAACAATTCTGCCAGGCTTGTAACACTTTCACATGACAAAATCTATAGGAAACCAAAACAAGTGCTTTCTTATGAAGTCAATAACCCAAAAGTACCAAATGATAGGAACACAGATAGAGGTGCTGCACTTGATTAGTACTTCCTCAGTCCAGGTTTATTGGGCCAGTCTTATTTTGTGCCAAACTTTGACCGTCTATATGACCCACAAAATGAGGTATATAGTACAAAAGGTAAACTATTGGATTTGTATTTGGAAGAGGTTTTCCACGATATAATTTGGTGACATATGGTTCATATTTCataagttaaatttatggtcaaagttgacccAAAATACGAGGGAGCCTAATAAATCTGGATGGAGAAAGTACGTAGGTAACACTGTTGGTGCCTTAACTGGGGCAAAAACAGTGGAAGCCATCAAAAACTGGTAAGTATGACAAACTCCTACAGGATGAAGGTATTTCAGCAAGCTTGGAAAACATTTCCTTTTGACACTGAATTTCATTCTTCCTATTCTGACATTGACTGAGAGCATTCTACTATCTCAAACTAGAACGGCACCAAACAATATAAGCCTATTAACTGCGTTAACTCACACACAGACATGCGATAAGTACTGTGACAACACACCAACAAGATAAACGAATTCAGTACACATATGCAAGAGATCAGTATATGGGGCAATAAAACCTTATATTACTTCTCCAAATAAATCTACAAAATCTCATGCTATTTCTGAAAGAAACAAAACTAATGATGTCGAGATAATTCTGACTGAAATNNNNNNNNNNNNNNNNNNNNNNNNNNNNNNNNNNNNNNNNNNNNNNNNNNNNNNNNNNNNNNNNNNNNNNNNNNNNNNNNNNNNNNNNNNNNNNNNNNNNNNNNNNNNNNNNNNNNNNNNNNNNNNNNNNNNNNNNNNNNNNNNNNNNNNNNNNNNNNNNNNNNNNNNNNNNNNNNNNNNNNNNNNNNNNNNNNNNNNNNNNNNNNNNNNNNNNNNNNNNNNNNNNNNNNNNNNNNNNNNNNNNNNNNNNNNNNNNNNNNNNNNNNNNNNNNNNNNNNNNNNNNNNNNNNNNNNNNNNNNNNNNNNNNNNNNNNNNNNNNNNGCTCATCAACTGAAATTCCTTTTGAAGAGCTTGCAGAAACGTCTTTCCAGGATTCCCTTTAGAAGAGTAAGTAGCTTCTCTATTGATATCCTTGAGTATTTGAACTATTATTTCTCCCCTGATCATAGGATCTTCGACTTTAGCTGGAAACATCTTAGTAGATGCTTGGACATCCTCCTCCTTAAGTTGATCATTTAAATAGCAGAACTCTAATAATCTCCAACCAAATCCAACAGCTCTCTTTGATAGCATTCTTATGCCAAGAACTATGTCATTAAGTATACTTTCAGACGAAGTCTCTCCATTGCTTTGGGAACTGGACATAACTTGAAACCCCTGAAGCAAAGATGG is drawn from Triticum dicoccoides isolate Atlit2015 ecotype Zavitan chromosome 4A, WEW_v2.0, whole genome shotgun sequence and contains these coding sequences:
- the LOC119284837 gene encoding formin-like protein 8, translated to MERRLPDRRERPWWRSHMLVHLRSRPPENGGVFSLLGFTLSPLPVCLSLTLESGPEAALWLWLWLLSSSSCACVLSARAARQMPPAIALLLAQLVLCGCLSPAVSAAAVVPRRVLHQPLFPIEWTPPPSPPPPPAPDFTSDPSPPVATPDAPPVATPDAPPGDFFPPAPPVSSDGGGGGTASSPPNTVTADVSTPPSPTAAGHGPKKATIVAAGAAAAAGVALLGFACAFLITGRARRRCDSQKLLGPDGGPALRRTAPSAADFLYVGTVEPTTPAHQRGPTSADLAGSPYRKLRNERARRAVCRDEATDHPSPELRPLPPLRRATTMGSSDEDAYYTPRQRSGGSGSGAGGGAGSGVYGETWSEASASSPPTTTTASRRSLPSMTSDFFPPVAAIAALPPPPRSRRTRTPPRTRFSTGSTPDVKQAISPSPRPVQPSNPPPRPPPPPPPPPPPPTAPPKSNAAPRPPPPPPPPPMASTNSLPPKTGEPTSRRRLLKPLPPEGPRIAMPMPITAAAAAENNGSTSMRAEDDAAGGLPKLKPLHWDKVRATSDRAMVWDQLKSSSFQLDEDMIEALFMNNSMPAAPPRDTGRKPAAPAFRQEERVLDPKKAQNIAILLRALNVTREEVSDALLDGNAECLGSELLETLVKMAPTKEEEVKLRDYSGDLSKLGTAERFLKTVLDIPFAFKRVDAMLYRANFETEINYLRKSFETLEAACEDLRGSRLFLKLLEAVLRTGNRMNVGTNRGEAKAFKLDTLLKLADVKGADGKTTLLHFVVQEMIRSEDAKSEKENTTATSSKDKGLKVVCGLSSELGNVKKAASMDFDVLHGYVSKLETGLEKIKSVLQLERQCTQGQRFFIAMQGFLKEADKEIEIVRGEEKRALGRVKDITDYFHGDAAKEEAHPLRIFMVVRDFLSMLDHVCREVGRMQQDRTVVGSARSFRVSTTAPLPVLSLYGQRRQNNSDDDDDSMSS
- the LOC119284838 gene encoding activating signal cointegrator 1 complex subunit 2-like, which translates into the protein MSSAPPAHQSKPSYQRRPPNPGPRQQPPPQQRYVPKSAAPCAPKPSPPPPLTTALRSSAAPSASGAGSSSGGGGGAADGFVFYLPHDEAVAAGLGGLDAQESQAVVDLLNDALASLLRAKPREFWRQVAQNASLHAFLDSYLQFRHRWYDLPHRGPKGTVAGLVVGELELCRRVFMVLYRISSNKDPGSGPGESLSAKEHTALLQQKKLLDLPKLLDICAIYGHDNGELTSSLVTNAIVVQPNLLDGINTVLPQFLDIFHTMQDRCMDSLQVLSSPGPNVSGNTQLQKDFSEVLDFANDAIITLDAFADAYQPAALSLCASFERGDRAEELLNTLASLYDLLLPSLLQGFQVMSSSQSNGETSSESILNDIVLGIRMLSKRAVGFGWRLLEFCYLNDQLKEEDVQASTKMFPAKVEDPMIRGEIIVQILKDINREATYSSKGNPGKTFLQALQKEFQLMSXXXXXXXTGWIYMEDEQFQFISRLCGSTVTSWNSVPDLPISSHGGELQQKNEEAAVIESKISQIRDLLPHYGKGFLAACLEAYNQNPEEVIQRILDGTLHQDLLALDTSLQEMPQQQSAPSVAKDKGKGVLVETIPNIANKPHKVEAQSSSVSSASKAPISYLSSVSSASKAPASSVSSVPQGRFTRKTNDDLPNYAVLDSQKAKDAVKSAVLDSQYEYEDEYDDSFDDLGFSVAESSYEEAEGANDAEGSSSGPRWASQKKPQFYVKDGKNYSYKVAGSVAVSNAREAAVLNNTQKDTIHGLGRGGNLPIGGNLPMGVPNRQHRVVEEEEGGHANSFSRGGSNPRGRGRGRRGGWDQGNPAEENENSSGPQSFGRDGRRGGRNHGNLPEVNDGQQGFGRGARRGTRDEDNRPEMNNQQGFGRGARRGAREEDNRPEVNNHPNPQQGFGRGARRGDRDEDNRPEGNNHGQQGFGRGGRRGDRDEDNRPEVNNHGQQGFGRGARRWDRNHDDPVEDNEDGNAAQGFARGGPGPRGGGGRRGGRNHNRRDQALRKHMQGMTGL